CTGCTACAAGTGTGTGcgtcattgtttttattgcgtTTCGCTTTTGCGTTTTTTCTTCTgcgtttattttgtttttctcccgGCAGCTTCAAAATGTACAGTTATTGTGGTTGTCGAGCTTTGGAGAAAAGCTCGCCAAAGCGCGAGAGCAGGGTAAAAGTAAAACGCAATTACTTTCTGCACGAAACAAAAACAGTGGGCAGACTTTATGACCCAGACTCGAGGCCCCCACCCCCTGCCCCTCCCGCGCGTCTATTTTTAGAGCCAGCTACGACGTCACTGAAGAGTCCTCTAATCTCGTTTATGCCTTCATCCCACCCCGCAGATGCCCCTTCCTCCACCGCACCGCCGGGGACACTGAGCGACGCTACCATTTGCGCTACTACAAGACATGCATGTGCGTGCACGACACCGACAGCCGGGGCTACTGCGTCAAGAACGGACTACACTGCGCCTTCGCCCATGGCATGCAGGACCAGCGCCCACCGGTCTACGACATCAAAGAGCTGGAGACCCTGCAAAATGCCGAGATCACGCTGGACAGCACCAACGCGCTGAACGCCCTGGACAAGGAGCGCAACTTGATGAACGAGGATCCCAAGTGGCAGGACACCAACTACGTCCTGGCCAACTACAAGACGGAGCCGTGCAAGCGCCCACCGCGCCTCTGCCGCCAGGGATACGCCTGTCCGCAGTACCACAACAGCAAGGACAAACGCCGCTCGCCGAGGAAGTACAAGTACAGGTGGGTAATTCCTTTTTAAATCAGAGTGCAGAAAATATAGCCTTAAACTCTGTTCCAGGTCCACGCCTTGTCCCAATGTCAAGCACGGCGAGGAGTGGGGTGAGCCGGGCAACTGCGAGGCCGGCGACAACTGTCAGTACTGTCACACTCGCACCGAGCAGCAGTTCCATCCGGAGATTTACAAGTCGACCAAGTGCAACGACGTCCAGCAGGCCGGCTACTGCCCGCGCAGCGTCTTCTGCGCCTTTGCCCACGTGGAACGTAAGTGCAGAGCCAGAGCCTCTGAGAACCTTAGCTTTCAGCGCTGTTCGTCACAACCAGTTGTAGTAGGGAAATTCGTTAGGCTTATCTTATGATTTTCCTGTTCTAACCCTATGTTTATCTTTTACTCGCCTCCCATTTCTGCGCATCAATCAACCCGCAAATCTTTCTAAAATCTGAAAACCCTCGAACCGACTCCTTTGTATACCAATGCATCAATCCATCAATCAATGTTCGCTTTGCCGCTCGGTGTCGCTTGCCCATGTAACCATTCCCAACCCAAAAGCTTGTATTATGGCCGAGGAGAAGATGCGGGATCACGAGCTAACCCTGTGCGAGCTCATTTCCAATGCCTTGCCCGACTTACAGGCCCAGGATGTGCTCCACCTGGGCGACAATGTACGTATGACCAAAACAGTAACACTCATCCAGCCGGCGATTTGCATCGCCTAACCCCCACATACTACCCGACATCGTCAGTCGCGCTAATCCAGCTAACCACATCAGCTAACAGCCTAACACCCTCACCAATCCATTAAAGTCTGTGGCCTGCTCTCATTGCGATCCTCgatttttcttctcttttcgTTTCGTTCTCTTCGTAGTCATTGAACATTGGTGGTAATAGTACCAATAAAATGTTGGTAGATGCTTTGGAAAACACGACAAATTCcagcaaatttttaaatttctcacGACCCCTGGACAGTCGTTGTGAGTATTTTAGTCATGACACCTGACAAGTACACCTAAGTTGCAATCCGATATTCACTAAACTCTAAATGTTGGTTGTGGACATTTGTTAGCGCTCAGACAGCAAACGCCCCGGTCTGTTCACGTCTTGAAACTCTCACTAATTTATATGTCTTCTTTGCAAGCAGCTTGCTCACTGGACGATCCGCGCGAGAACTCATTGTCGGCGAGTCTGGCCAATACTAGCTTATTAACACGTTCCTCGGCGCCAATTAACATTCCTAATACGACTCTAAGTAACTCAATTAACGGTAAGTTGTCGGCAGGCTTAGTTGGCCAACTAATCGCTAAATGTCATTCTGTTTGCACAGATTTCAACTCAGGTGGATTCGCCGTCAACATTCCCAGCAGCTCGCTCACCTACAGTCCCACCAATCTCTTCAATGTGGACGCATTCAACTATGGCGGCTCTAATAAGCTCAGCAACTCTCTCTCGGCCACCCAAAACGATAGCAGCCTCTTCTTTCCGTCTCGGATCATCTCGCCCGGCTTCGGCGACGGCTTGTCTATCAGCCCTTCCGTAAGGATATCCGAGTTGAACACCATTCGCGACGACATCAACAGCAGCTCGGTGGGCAACAGCCTCTTCGAGAACACTCTTAATACGGCCAAGAACGCGTTCAGCTTGCAGTCGCTGCAATCGCAGAATAATAGTGATCTCGGGCGCATTACCAACGAGCTGCTCACGAAGAACGCTCAGATCCATAAGCTTAATGGGCGCTATGAGGATATGGCGTGTAAGCTTAAGATCGCGGAGCTGCATCGCGACAAGGCCAAGCAGGAGGCCCTAGAGTGGAAAGAGCGGTATGATCTGGCCCAGATACAACTGAACCTCCCGGCGGAGCTGCGGGACTTGTCCATACAGAAACTGAAGCAGTTGCAGGTAGGCAGTCGCTGAACAAAATTCGCTGTGTGTGGGTTTAACAAGCTTTGCTTTCAGTCGAAGCTGCGCACTGACTTGGAAGAGGTCGACAAAGTATTATATTTAGAGAACGCCAAGAAGTGTATGAAGTGTGAGGAGAACAATCGCACAGTCACACTGGAGCCGTGCAACCATCTGTCCATCTGCAATACTTGCGCTGGCTCGGTCACCGAGTGCCCCTACTGTCAGGTGCCGGTGATCACCACCCATACCTAGAACATGTTCTATCAGCAACAGGACCACAAGTGGCCCTTTGGCTGAAGATCGGATGTGAATGGGGATGCGGATGCAGATACCAATGGGAATCGTCATGACAATGTGTGTGACAGACACACAAAGCAAACTTTAGTCATAGGGAAAACGTTGAAAATTTTGATTCGATGATCTGGTAGGAGTAGCCACATACAAGTGGACGTGGTAAAgcatatattatttgtatttccaCTGTAtgcaaattatgcaaattatcGTCATGAATATTAGCAATTTCTAGGCACAAActattaattgaattagctaGCTGCTCTAAAATCTaagttaaacaattttatttttgtttgagtttgtattttattttatcattattattttttttttcaaaaacgaCTACAGGAACTCTTGAAAAagatttacattttatatttgtgtaCTGTTATGCAACACAACTCAActctcttttaattttgtttgataATTTCAGTGTTTAGGCAtacttatttttgtttatttctatCAACTCTGCACGAATTTGCAAtatctcatttattttttacacgcACGTATACTTTGTGTAACTTAATTCGAAATATGCTACACTTTCAGTCATATTGTACTTTTCACTAGTATTACTTAAGGAATTATGAGAACTAAACAACCGCTGTTACGATATGTAATGGGTTGAAGGattatgataaatatataaatatatattaatttttctagACACTTTTAGCAATTGACtattaacaaatttatagAAACCAACAAATTGATCATGTTAATAATCTTTAACAAAGTATTGTCGCATACAAGAGCAACAAGCAaccacaaacaaacaaaccaacaaaaaccACCAGTGATTTTGTATAAGCCGATTTTCAAACTGTATTTTATATGTCTGTGTTTCAAACTTGTGAAAATAACCAATAACTAAAAGCCAAGACAAGCGTCATAAACTCTATGTAACTGACAGGTCATAACTAATCATAATTTACACTTAGCTTTCTTTTCTTACatgtttcttttcttttttttttaactgcaCAAAAGTTATTATAGGTGTAAAATGGATTTATAACTAATTGCGACAACGCTTTTCCTTATTGAAATGTTCAGTTTACTTTACGAAAACCAAGTTTAATGGATTAAGAcactttgcttttatttttgggcgTTTTGGCGGTCTACAAACCAATGCCAATACTcccaacccaaaaaaaaaaaaagatttacaAACTCACGTATATACTCCACTAGGTTACTTTGTGATTTATATAGTGCTTTAAGTACTTACTTTGCAGCTGACTTCAGTTTTCATTTTACTTTCATAGTCTCAAATAGACGCTTCCAATGTagtaaaagcaaataaaaatggtCAATGTCGGAACGTAATATTTAAGATACATAAAATCAAGCATtttgctgatgatgatggtacAAGAACGAATAtgaatagatatatatttatggagCATTTGAACGCAGACTCGATGAGTGATGTGTAGGAggcaaaaaacaataaaa
Above is a genomic segment from Drosophila kikkawai strain 14028-0561.14 chromosome 3R, DkikHiC1v2, whole genome shotgun sequence containing:
- the unk gene encoding RING finger protein unkempt isoform X1 yields the protein MWFESQGEQKCSYRHTAQQCLVTLKNRKMANDTNKLLLSSQQEKPNHYTYLKEFRVEQCQSFLQHKCNQHRPFVCFNWHFQNQRRRRPVRKRDGTFNYSADNYCTKYDETTGICPEGDECPFLHRTAGDTERRYHLRYYKTCMCVHDTDSRGYCVKNGLHCAFAHGMQDQRPPVYDIKELETLQNAEITLDSTNALNALDKERNLMNEDPKWQDTNYVLANYKTEPCKRPPRLCRQGYACPQYHNSKDKRRSPRKYKYRSTPCPNVKHGEEWGEPGNCEAGDNCQYCHTRTEQQFHPEIYKSTKCNDVQQAGYCPRSVFCAFAHVEPCIMAEEKMRDHELTLCELISNALPDLQAQDVLHLGDNSLNIGGNSTNKMLVDALENTTNSSKFLNFSRPLDSRSCSLDDPRENSLSASLANTSLLTRSSAPINIPNTTLSNSINDFNSGGFAVNIPSSSLTYSPTNLFNVDAFNYGGSNKLSNSLSATQNDSSLFFPSRIISPGFGDGLSISPSVRISELNTIRDDINSSSVGNSLFENTLNTAKNAFSLQSLQSQNNSDLGRITNELLTKNAQIHKLNGRYEDMACKLKIAELHRDKAKQEALEWKERYDLAQIQLNLPAELRDLSIQKLKQLQSKLRTDLEEVDKVLYLENAKKCMKCEENNRTVTLEPCNHLSICNTCAGSVTECPYCQVPVITTHT
- the unk gene encoding RING finger protein unkempt isoform X2; this translates as MWFESQGEQKCSYRHTAQQCLVTLKNRKMANDTNKLLLSSQQEKPNHYTYLKEFRVEQCQSFLQHKCNQHRPFVCFNWHFQNQRRRRPVRKRDGTFNYSADNYCTKYDETTGICPEGDECPFLHRTAGDTERRYHLRYYKTCMCVHDTDSRGYCVKNGLHCAFAHGMQDQRPPVYDIKELETLQNAEITLDSTNALNALDKERNLMNEDPKWQDTNYVLANYKTEPCKRPPRLCRQGYACPQYHNSKDKRRSPRKYKYRSTPCPNVKHGEEWGEPGNCEAGDNCQYCHTRTEQQFHPEIYKSTKCNDVQQAGYCPRSVFCAFAHVEPCSLDDPRENSLSASLANTSLLTRSSAPINIPNTTLSNSINDFNSGGFAVNIPSSSLTYSPTNLFNVDAFNYGGSNKLSNSLSATQNDSSLFFPSRIISPGFGDGLSISPSVRISELNTIRDDINSSSVGNSLFENTLNTAKNAFSLQSLQSQNNSDLGRITNELLTKNAQIHKLNGRYEDMACKLKIAELHRDKAKQEALEWKERYDLAQIQLNLPAELRDLSIQKLKQLQSKLRTDLEEVDKVLYLENAKKCMKCEENNRTVTLEPCNHLSICNTCAGSVTECPYCQVPVITTHT